Proteins co-encoded in one Trueperella abortisuis genomic window:
- the rsmG gene encoding 16S rRNA (guanine(527)-N(7))-methyltransferase RsmG — protein sequence MTAWNPRQKVARITLGGVEWGRLVRFGELLEEQGELRGLIGPRELERLWSRHLLNSTAVAEFLSKGIHLADVGAGAGFPGMVLAIVRPDLKVDLIEPMERRTDWLRFVADELKISNVEVIRARAEDLPRGYAVDVVTARAVAALKKLIPWTLPLVRAGGRLVALKGARAETEIYEAEKQLLKYRAQSARTYDVEVWGTDEGTRVVEVVKMK from the coding sequence ATGACGGCGTGGAACCCGCGCCAGAAGGTGGCGCGGATCACTTTGGGGGGCGTCGAGTGGGGGCGCCTCGTCAGGTTCGGCGAACTGCTCGAGGAGCAGGGCGAGCTGCGCGGGCTTATCGGTCCACGCGAGCTTGAGCGGCTTTGGTCGAGGCATCTGCTGAATTCGACGGCAGTGGCCGAGTTTCTTTCAAAGGGAATCCACCTGGCCGACGTGGGCGCCGGCGCCGGCTTCCCCGGGATGGTCTTGGCGATCGTTCGACCGGACCTCAAGGTCGATCTGATCGAGCCGATGGAGCGACGCACGGACTGGCTGAGGTTCGTGGCCGACGAACTGAAGATCTCCAACGTTGAGGTGATTCGTGCGCGCGCGGAGGATCTACCGCGGGGCTACGCGGTCGACGTCGTCACCGCCCGCGCGGTAGCGGCCCTGAAGAAACTCATTCCCTGGACGCTCCCGCTGGTCCGGGCTGGCGGCCGGCTGGTCGCGTTGAAGGGTGCGCGAGCCGAGACCGAGATATACGAAGCTGAGAAGCAACTCTTGAAGTACCGGGCGCAGTCCGCGCGCACATACGATGTCGAGGTGTGGGGAACCGACGAGGGCACGCGCGTGGTTGAAGTGGTCAAGATGAAGTAG
- a CDS encoding Jag family protein: MSEDTSKLDHEGDIAADYLEELLDIADLDGDIEIGVEADRASVAIVADDGGDRRLKRLIGRKGEALDSLQELTRLAVQQETGERSRLMLDILGYRDNHRRHIAEIAQRAVERVEETGEAYSMKPMNPFERKVVHDVVAAAGLVSDSSGIGQDRHVVITLAEDDIESAEDYEDEFSGDEVPVDSADDGENADVGQGEDSADE; this comes from the coding sequence ATGAGTGAAGACACCTCCAAGCTTGATCACGAAGGCGACATCGCCGCAGACTACCTCGAGGAGCTGCTGGACATCGCGGATCTGGATGGCGACATTGAGATCGGCGTCGAAGCGGACCGCGCGTCGGTTGCCATCGTCGCCGACGACGGAGGGGATCGGCGGCTCAAGCGGCTCATCGGCCGCAAGGGCGAGGCGCTGGATTCTCTGCAGGAGTTGACGCGCCTTGCCGTACAGCAGGAGACGGGTGAGCGTTCCCGCCTGATGCTCGACATCCTGGGATACCGGGATAACCACCGCCGGCACATCGCCGAGATCGCGCAGCGCGCAGTAGAGCGCGTGGAGGAGACCGGCGAGGCGTACTCGATGAAGCCGATGAATCCGTTCGAGCGCAAGGTGGTTCACGACGTCGTCGCAGCGGCAGGCCTCGTGTCGGATTCGTCCGGTATTGGGCAGGATCGTCACGTGGTTATCACGCTCGCCGAGGACGATATCGAGTCCGCGGAGGACTATGAGGATGAGTTCTCGGGCGACGAGGTCCCGGTTGACAGCGCCGATGACGGCGAAAACGCGGACGTGGGACAGGGCGAGGATAGCGCCGACGAGTAA